In Marinobacter salinisoli, the DNA window CTTTCCGGTCTTCCCGGATCCAGGCCAGCAGGGTGTCGATCAGGGACTCAATGTCCTGCCGGGCCTGCCCGGCGCTTTCGGCGACCATATCCAGTTGTCTGAAGACGTCCGGCCGGTCCTTATGCGCCCGGACAAAGGCCGGGAGATGCTCGCTGGCATAGGGAAACAACACATCGTGCACGAAGGAGATGGAACTGGTCGTGCCTTCAATATCGGTAAGAACGACCCGGATCATTACGCCTCCCCCACTATCGCCTCGTAGCGCGGCAGGCGGCTGGCGATGTCATCTCCGGTGAAGTCTGCGACCCAGCCTTCCGGATTACTGAACAGCCGGATGCAGGTAAACCTCGGCTCCGGCCCCATATCGAACCAGTGCCGGGTGCCATCCGGCACGCTGATCAGGTCATTCTTTTCACACATCAACGACAACACTTGGTCGCCGAAATGCAGGTAAAAAAGACCCTGACCGCGCACAAAGAAGCGAACCTCGTCTTCGCTGTGGGTATGCTCGTCCAGAAACTTTCTTCGAAACGCCTCTTTTTGCGGGTTATCCGGGTTCAGGCTGACCACATCGGCGGTCTGGAAACCACACTCGGCCTTCAGCGACTCGACCTCGTCGTGGTAGGCCGCCAAAATCGCTTCCTGCGATGCGTCATCGGGCAGGTCTTTGGTGGGCCACTGCTCGAAACGAACCCCCTGCTCCGCCAGCAACTCTCGAATCTCTGCGGTGTCCTGCGTGACCTGACGGGCCACCCCGGGCTGACTCTGATCAAAGATACTCAAGGTGGTCATGGTCGAACCCTCATGGCTTCCAGTTCACACTCAAACAAAAATTCAAACGCTTCCACGTGGCGCAGGCAATCTTCCATGGTTTCGCCCCAGGTATAGAGCCCATGGCCACGAATCAGGTATCCGGGCTGACCTTGATGGGATGCAAACCACTGCTTGGTTTTTTGAGCCAGCCCGTTGATGTCCTGCGTGTTATTGAATACCGGAATGGTCAGGGTCGCGTCGTGGGTTTCAACACCGGAAAACGCTTTTTGCAGCTCATAGCCTTCAAGGATCAGCGACTGTCCGGCAGACAGAAGCCGGCTCAGAACCGTGGCTTTTACCGAATGGGTGTGCAGAACCGCCCCGACCTCCGGGAACAGTTCATAAAGCACAGTGTGCAACGGTGTCTCTGCGGAAGCCCGGCAGTCACTCTGAACCGGATGACCCGACAGGTCGACCACCATGACATCGCCCGGATGCAACTTGCCCTTGTGGCGGCCCGACACGGTAATTGCAATGTGGTGCTCGTCCAGTCGCGCAGAATAGTTGCTGCTGGTGGCCGGCGACCAGCCTCGCTGGTAAAGAAAATGGCCGGCCTCAATGATCGAGTCCGCGGCCTTTGCAAATCGGGTTACGTCAAACACGGTATCCCCCCTGGAATCAGGCGCGCCAAAGGGCGCAGAATCCGGACATTATAGGGTTGGCGGGGTTTGCCGCAACCTGTGCCGCTCGGCAATCAGATCGGCGACAATAGAAATCGCAATTTCAGCCGGTGTCTTGCTGGGAATGCAAACACCAATGGGTGCCTTCAATCGCGCCAGAGCGACCTCGTCCAGCCCAAGCGACGCCAATCGCTCGCGCCGCCCAGCGGAGGTTTTCTGCGAGCCCATGGCACCAACGTAGAATGCGTCCGACCCCAGCGCCGCCAGCAGGCCCATATCGTCAATCCGGGGATCGTGGGCAAGAGCCAGAACACCAGCCCAGCGATCGCTGAACTGCTCGGTGATCAGATCGTCCGGCAAACGGCGAACCAATGGGATTCGGGCATGGCTCCAGCCTTCGGCAAAGGCGTCTCTGGGTTCGCACAGGGTAATGGCAAAATCCGCCGCAGTGGCAAACTCCGCGACATAGCGAGCCACTTCGCCAGCCCCGATCAGCAACAGCCGACATTCCGGTTGCAACAGGTGTTGTAGCTGTTGCCCGTCAAAGGTGATCTGGGCCTCCTGCTCGGCAGTCACAGGCAAAAGCTCGGCTGTGCCAGCCAACGCAACCCGCCGCAAAACAGGCCGGCGCTGTTCCAGGGCTTCTGCCAGTGCGAGCGCATGCTGCGTCGCTTCCTGCCCTTTGAGCGGCTCAATCAGTAACCGGATTCGCCCGCCACAGGGGAGCTGAAACTGGTTCCGATCGCCCTCGGTGATGCCGTAGGTCACCAGTTCCGATTCCGTTAATCCGTCTTCGGCCGCGCGTCTGAGAAGGTCTTCCTCAAGGCACCCGCCGGAGACGGACCCGCTCCATTGCCCGGATTCACTGATGGCCAACCAGGAGCCGACCGGACGCGGCGACGAGCCCCAGGTTTCGACGATGGTGCACAGCCACACGCCCTGCCCCTGCTCCAGCCAGGCAAGCACATCCCGGATCACCGAGAGCCGGCCGCTCGCGACTGAGCGGGGTTCAGACACCTCAGACATCGGCGGTCAGGGGCAGACGACGCTGACGCTGGCCGGTCAGGGCAAACAGCGCATTACCGAGCGCCGGGATCACCGGCGGCACGCCCGGTTCACCCACACCGGTGGGATCAGCCTCGCTATCAACAATATCCACCATCACCTCCGGGCGCTCGTACTGACGCATCAGCGGATAATCGTGAAAGTTACTTTGCTGCACTTCGCCCTGGTTCAGCGTGATTTCGCCGTAAAGGGCTGCCGTGATGCCAAACAGGATTCCACTTTCGATCTGGTCCTTCACGATATCGGGATTCACTACCTGGCCGCAGTCGACCGCAGCAGACACCCGATACACCCGAATGCTGCCATTCTCGATACCAGCTTCCACAACCTGCGCAATGTAAGTTCCGAAACTCTTGAACAGGGCAATACCCCGGGCACGCCCTTCCTGAACCGGCGTGTTCCAGTCCGCCAGCATAGCGGCGCGATCCAGAACGTCCCGATGGCGCGGCTCATTGGCCAGCAAATCCCGCCGGAACTGGTACGGGTCTTTCCCCGTCTCGTGCGCCAGTTCATCCATAAAGGTTTCAACGGCAAACCCGTTATGTGAATAGCCCACCGAACGCCACCAGGTAACAGGCATACCCGGATCGGTATGGGTGTGTCGGATATCAATATGCTCGACGGCGTAAGGGTATTCAACGGCGCCCTCAATCGCCGACACATCTTTTGGCGTGACCACTCCTTCCAGCATGAGACCGACCGAACCCAGGCTGTCATACATAAACTTGGGTGCCCAGGGGTACTGAGCTGGTGCGGCGTTGCGCACATACCAGTCAAGAATCTGGGGGCCGACAATCTGATGGTGCCAACCGGTCACCT includes these proteins:
- a CDS encoding 1,2-dihydroxy-3-keto-5-methylthiopentene dioxygenase; this encodes MTTLSIFDQSQPGVARQVTQDTAEIRELLAEQGVRFEQWPTKDLPDDASQEAILAAYHDEVESLKAECGFQTADVVSLNPDNPQKEAFRRKFLDEHTHSEDEVRFFVRGQGLFYLHFGDQVLSLMCEKNDLISVPDGTRHWFDMGPEPRFTCIRLFSNPEGWVADFTGDDIASRLPRYEAIVGEA
- a CDS encoding XdhC family protein translates to MSEVSEPRSVASGRLSVIRDVLAWLEQGQGVWLCTIVETWGSSPRPVGSWLAISESGQWSGSVSGGCLEEDLLRRAAEDGLTESELVTYGITEGDRNQFQLPCGGRIRLLIEPLKGQEATQHALALAEALEQRRPVLRRVALAGTAELLPVTAEQEAQITFDGQQLQHLLQPECRLLLIGAGEVARYVAEFATAADFAITLCEPRDAFAEGWSHARIPLVRRLPDDLITEQFSDRWAGVLALAHDPRIDDMGLLAALGSDAFYVGAMGSQKTSAGRRERLASLGLDEVALARLKAPIGVCIPSKTPAEIAISIVADLIAERHRLRQTPPTL
- a CDS encoding methylthioribulose 1-phosphate dehydratase, which translates into the protein MFDVTRFAKAADSIIEAGHFLYQRGWSPATSSNYSARLDEHHIAITVSGRHKGKLHPGDVMVVDLSGHPVQSDCRASAETPLHTVLYELFPEVGAVLHTHSVKATVLSRLLSAGQSLILEGYELQKAFSGVETHDATLTIPVFNNTQDINGLAQKTKQWFASHQGQPGYLIRGHGLYTWGETMEDCLRHVEAFEFLFECELEAMRVRP